Proteins encoded by one window of Actinocorallia herbida:
- a CDS encoding TerD family protein — protein sequence MSRDHVVAEMVLRKRRRVLLPDAPAGDGRAAARQVDAVLMSAGFKLSGEALERLGGFADGIVIDLGAEILDVVRREVGDHVAHNAYFRDFPAGVPDTVEFWLDCVLDALGARTVEELMVGEAVNLLALPKYGRYQHDYTEMVAAHAAFLPSAGDRLTVLRLGGDARDEARELYFALAGSAVPLNEDDLVDLAFLAVHCAAGPQPAAIPVRENRAVVDRVRLAEGLPLLADTVTDVLRLACALSDGDVTLETPTRFHGLRRATRRGLLAALDAIVSAAPGKLGDVHAHREPWKRLGERLHPHEFPQWPYAQDVFAVARGDKRATSLAGRVEAAFAADDVPGALAVLSTAPGMLFRALDRLVRTAASADLVGGEGAMVDAVVAAVAEAAPRVSGRVLLGVREHLVNRPRALERRVFVNRKGGAHVRPEDRAPLPPEAVARLREILDDEVRGRLPIAGPVLVDPDILDVALPLSGKAAPSGFGVLPRGSESKVDAGLLRFFTYWRQAEEDTDYDLSALFFDAAWENGSWVSYTNLSDGGSVHSGDVTEAPEGASEFIDIDLAGTEAARIVPQVHIFNGEGFAEVAESFFGFMLREPAQEGLPFEPATVRMKSELRGGGRVALPLAFLRDADGSWRAKWLHLHLKGMPFANAVENSRVSTATLVRAVTDRAQTTVRTLLDLLPPDTVTVDDGTTPAVPVTYIGLERPDHLPEGSTAYTLDRLAALIPT from the coding sequence ATGAGTCGTGATCATGTGGTCGCCGAGATGGTGCTGCGCAAGCGGCGCCGCGTGCTCCTGCCCGACGCGCCCGCGGGAGACGGCCGGGCCGCCGCGCGGCAGGTCGACGCGGTGCTGATGTCCGCGGGGTTCAAGCTGTCCGGGGAGGCCTTGGAGAGGCTGGGCGGCTTCGCGGACGGGATCGTCATCGACCTGGGCGCCGAGATCCTCGACGTCGTCCGGCGCGAGGTCGGCGATCATGTGGCGCACAACGCGTACTTCCGGGACTTTCCGGCCGGAGTGCCGGACACCGTCGAGTTCTGGCTCGACTGCGTCCTCGACGCGCTCGGCGCGCGCACCGTCGAGGAGCTCATGGTCGGCGAGGCAGTGAACCTCCTCGCGCTCCCGAAGTACGGTCGCTATCAGCACGATTACACCGAGATGGTGGCGGCGCACGCGGCGTTCCTGCCTTCGGCCGGCGACCGCCTGACCGTCCTGCGCCTCGGGGGAGACGCGCGGGACGAGGCGCGGGAGCTGTACTTCGCGCTCGCGGGCAGCGCCGTCCCCCTCAATGAGGACGACCTCGTCGATCTCGCCTTCCTCGCCGTGCACTGCGCCGCCGGGCCGCAGCCCGCGGCGATCCCCGTGCGGGAGAACCGCGCGGTCGTCGACCGGGTGCGGCTGGCCGAGGGGCTGCCGCTGCTCGCCGACACCGTCACCGACGTGCTGCGCCTCGCCTGCGCGCTGTCCGACGGCGACGTCACCCTGGAGACCCCGACCCGGTTCCACGGCCTCCGGCGCGCGACGCGGCGCGGCCTCCTCGCCGCGCTCGACGCGATCGTCTCCGCCGCGCCGGGCAAGCTCGGCGACGTGCACGCCCACCGGGAGCCGTGGAAGCGCCTCGGCGAGCGGCTGCACCCGCACGAGTTCCCGCAGTGGCCTTACGCGCAGGACGTGTTCGCCGTAGCCCGCGGGGACAAGCGGGCCACTTCCCTTGCGGGCCGGGTGGAGGCCGCGTTCGCCGCGGACGATGTCCCCGGCGCCCTCGCCGTGCTGTCCACGGCTCCCGGCATGCTGTTCCGCGCGCTCGACCGGCTCGTGCGCACCGCCGCGTCCGCCGACCTCGTCGGTGGCGAGGGCGCCATGGTCGACGCCGTCGTCGCGGCGGTCGCCGAGGCGGCCCCCCGGGTCTCGGGGAGGGTGCTGCTCGGGGTGCGCGAGCACCTGGTGAACCGGCCGCGGGCGCTGGAGCGGCGCGTGTTCGTCAACCGGAAGGGCGGCGCGCACGTCCGCCCCGAGGACCGGGCGCCGCTCCCTCCCGAGGCCGTCGCCCGGCTCCGCGAGATCCTCGACGACGAGGTCCGCGGCAGGCTCCCGATCGCCGGTCCCGTCCTGGTGGACCCCGACATCCTCGACGTCGCGCTCCCGCTGAGCGGCAAGGCCGCCCCGTCGGGGTTCGGGGTGCTGCCGCGCGGCTCGGAGTCGAAGGTCGACGCAGGGCTGCTCCGGTTCTTCACCTACTGGCGGCAGGCCGAGGAGGACACCGACTACGACCTGTCGGCACTGTTCTTCGACGCCGCTTGGGAGAACGGCTCATGGGTGTCCTACACGAACCTGTCCGACGGCGGATCCGTCCACTCGGGCGACGTGACCGAGGCCCCGGAGGGCGCGTCGGAGTTCATCGACATCGACCTCGCCGGGACCGAGGCCGCGCGGATCGTCCCGCAGGTGCACATCTTCAACGGCGAGGGCTTCGCCGAGGTCGCCGAGTCGTTCTTCGGGTTCATGCTGCGCGAGCCGGCGCAGGAGGGCCTGCCGTTCGAGCCGGCGACCGTCCGGATGAAGTCGGAGCTGCGCGGCGGCGGCCGGGTGGCGCTCCCCCTGGCGTTCCTCCGCGACGCCGACGGCTCGTGGCGCGCGAAGTGGCTCCACCTCCACCTCAAGGGCATGCCGTTCGCCAACGCCGTCGAGAACTCCCGCGTCAGCACCGCGACCCTCGTCCGCGCAGTCACCGACCGCGCCCAGACCACCGTCCGCACCCTGCTGGACCTGCTCCCACCGGACACCGTCACCGTCGACGACGGCACCACCCCGGCGGTCCCCGTCACCTACATCGGCCTGGAGCGCCCCGACCACCTGCCGGAAGGCTCCACCGCCTACACCCTCGACCGCCTCGCCGCCCTGATCCCCACCTGA
- a CDS encoding ATP-binding cassette domain-containing protein — MDDPVVIAEGLHKRYGDTHALRGLDLEIERGRVCGVLGPNGAGKSTAVRILATLADPTEGRARVAGFDVVRESAEVRRRIGLAGQAAAVDEYLSGRENLHMFGRFHHLSRRDARRRADELLERFGLADAADRPVGGYSGGMRRRLDLIASLVVRPEVLFLDEPTTGLDPRSRGEIWDAVRELVADGTTVLLTTQYLDEADQLADDIAVIDHGKVIARGTPDRLKAEIGTRLDVVLGDPADTARAASLLGAWAGSGAPDADAETGRLSLPVGAVTLLEAVRELDAAGIAAADVTLRRPTLDEVFLKLTDHREGVPA, encoded by the coding sequence ATGGACGACCCCGTCGTCATCGCCGAAGGACTGCACAAGCGCTACGGGGACACCCACGCCCTGCGCGGACTCGACCTGGAGATCGAACGCGGCCGCGTGTGCGGCGTGCTCGGGCCCAACGGCGCGGGCAAGAGCACCGCCGTCCGCATCCTCGCCACCCTCGCCGACCCGACCGAGGGGCGCGCCCGCGTCGCCGGATTCGACGTCGTGCGCGAGTCCGCCGAGGTCCGCCGCAGGATCGGCCTCGCCGGGCAGGCCGCGGCCGTGGACGAGTACCTGTCCGGCCGCGAGAACCTGCACATGTTCGGGCGGTTCCACCACCTGAGCCGGCGCGACGCCCGGCGCCGCGCCGACGAACTCCTGGAGCGGTTCGGCCTCGCCGACGCCGCCGACCGGCCCGTCGGCGGGTACTCCGGCGGGATGCGGCGCCGACTCGACCTCATCGCCAGCCTCGTCGTCCGGCCCGAGGTGCTCTTCCTCGACGAGCCCACGACCGGCCTCGACCCCCGCAGCCGGGGCGAGATCTGGGACGCCGTCCGCGAACTCGTCGCCGACGGCACCACGGTCCTGCTCACCACTCAGTACCTGGACGAAGCCGACCAGCTCGCCGACGACATCGCCGTCATCGACCACGGGAAGGTGATCGCCCGCGGCACCCCCGACCGGCTCAAGGCGGAGATCGGCACCCGCCTCGACGTCGTCCTCGGCGACCCGGCCGACACCGCCCGCGCCGCCTCCCTGCTCGGTGCCTGGGCCGGATCCGGCGCTCCCGACGCCGACGCCGAGACGGGCCGGCTCAGCCTCCCCGTCGGCGCGGTGACCCTCCTGGAGGCCGTGCGCGAACTCGACGCCGCCGGCATCGCCGCCGCCGACGTCACGCTGCGCCGTCCGACCCTGGACGAGGTCTTCCTCAAGCTCACCGACCACCGCGAAGGAGTCCCCGCATGA
- a CDS encoding TetR/AcrR family transcriptional regulator: MSEDKAKQIIWARPARSTRGPNPSLTLERIARASVALADAEGLDALTMRRLAKELGTGTMSLYRYVESKDDLLDIMKDIVLTEIPRPAHPDWRTGLGWLAHQIRAQTHRHPWLAQTDAPFLFLSPHGIEYVEYLYGIIDGLGLSADAMMNAVSTVVAYATGAVRQELASARRAADAGVTEGEWMRAHGPYLATLLATGRYPLMKRVVLEADTPHLSPEEGFEQGLQGVLDAVAAGLPGASAR; the protein is encoded by the coding sequence ATGAGCGAGGACAAGGCGAAGCAGATCATCTGGGCCAGGCCCGCCCGGTCGACGCGCGGCCCGAACCCGTCGCTCACCCTCGAGCGGATCGCGCGGGCCTCCGTCGCACTCGCCGACGCCGAGGGCCTCGACGCGCTCACGATGCGCCGCCTCGCCAAGGAACTCGGTACCGGGACGATGAGCCTCTACCGGTACGTCGAGTCCAAGGACGACCTTCTCGACATCATGAAGGACATCGTCCTCACCGAGATCCCGCGGCCCGCCCACCCCGACTGGCGGACCGGCCTCGGCTGGCTGGCCCACCAGATCCGCGCCCAGACCCACCGCCACCCCTGGCTCGCCCAGACCGACGCGCCGTTCCTCTTCCTGAGCCCGCACGGCATCGAGTACGTCGAGTACCTCTACGGGATCATCGACGGCCTGGGGTTGTCGGCGGACGCGATGATGAACGCCGTCTCCACGGTCGTCGCCTACGCCACGGGCGCCGTCCGGCAGGAACTCGCCTCCGCCCGCCGCGCCGCCGACGCGGGAGTCACCGAGGGCGAGTGGATGCGCGCCCACGGCCCGTACCTCGCAACGCTCCTGGCGACCGGCCGCTACCCGCTCATGAAGCGGGTCGTTTTGGAGGCCGATACCCCGCACCTCAGCCCGGAAGAGGGCTTCGAGCAGGGACTCCAGGGCGTCCTGGACGCCGTCGCGGCCGGGCTGCCCGGGGCGTCGGCGCGGTAA
- a CDS encoding FUSC family protein — protein sequence MVLGVLRPRFPLSGVFRVGRVDEIWWKRSVSAVIALGAPYLVLLALGRLDLAMYVSAGAMCALYTHALPYPRRARVLAWIGLAMTATVGAAAVAASLTDSAVVLVVVAALLAAVHKLFGEAAKIGAPGNVILTFIGAAVAFVPTETGQIPGHTALAALGALIAWAVVMAPALVRPYGPERRAVAAALEAAAQITDAPSRHRAAAAVNAAWRAVLAARPSGLDRLLVQAEEALSKAPETARLNSLARRLRAGTVPEVGLSDAQVAELTGLAAERHTAVPRSVLLQGLWPVVLRVLVSAVLGGWISLLLGVGHPYWAVVTAAAVCQASADLSWRRALQRAWGNFAGLAVFALLLPISRTGAVALVLLILACQFVTEGMITRNYWLGTVFVTPMALLMTEFAAQEPGGVLVLDRALDTVVGVVTGLVACLLVTNHRAARRTESALERVDQARAHAAEAEPAPAAAELASALVGLREAADIAHGEWWRGGLPEERIVVAEREGHRELAALQSGGRPE from the coding sequence ATGGTTCTGGGAGTGTTGCGGCCGAGGTTCCCGCTGTCCGGGGTGTTCCGGGTGGGGCGGGTCGACGAGATCTGGTGGAAGCGGTCGGTCAGCGCGGTGATCGCGCTGGGCGCGCCGTACCTGGTGCTGCTCGCGCTCGGCCGGCTGGATCTGGCGATGTACGTCTCCGCCGGGGCCATGTGCGCGCTCTACACGCATGCGCTGCCCTATCCGCGACGGGCCAGGGTGCTCGCGTGGATCGGTCTGGCGATGACCGCGACCGTGGGCGCCGCCGCCGTGGCGGCCTCCCTGACGGACTCGGCGGTCGTGCTCGTCGTGGTCGCCGCGCTGCTGGCGGCGGTCCACAAGCTCTTCGGCGAGGCCGCCAAGATCGGTGCTCCGGGCAATGTCATCCTGACCTTCATCGGCGCCGCCGTCGCCTTCGTTCCCACGGAGACGGGCCAGATCCCCGGGCACACCGCGCTCGCCGCGCTGGGCGCCCTCATCGCTTGGGCCGTCGTCATGGCGCCCGCCCTGGTCCGTCCTTACGGGCCGGAGAGGCGGGCCGTCGCCGCGGCCTTGGAGGCCGCCGCCCAGATCACCGACGCGCCTTCCCGGCACCGCGCGGCCGCGGCCGTGAACGCCGCCTGGCGGGCCGTCCTCGCCGCCCGGCCTTCCGGGCTGGACAGGCTGCTCGTCCAGGCCGAGGAGGCCCTGTCCAAGGCGCCGGAGACCGCCCGCCTGAACTCCCTGGCCCGTCGGCTGCGCGCCGGGACCGTGCCCGAGGTGGGCCTGTCCGACGCGCAGGTCGCCGAACTCACCGGGCTCGCCGCGGAGCGGCACACCGCCGTGCCCCGGTCCGTGCTGCTCCAGGGGCTGTGGCCGGTGGTGCTGCGGGTGCTGGTCTCGGCGGTGCTCGGGGGCTGGATCTCGCTGCTGCTCGGCGTCGGCCACCCCTACTGGGCGGTGGTCACCGCGGCCGCGGTCTGCCAGGCGAGCGCCGACCTGTCGTGGCGGCGGGCGCTCCAGCGGGCCTGGGGGAACTTCGCGGGCCTCGCGGTCTTTGCCCTGCTGCTCCCGATCAGCCGGACGGGCGCGGTCGCCCTGGTCCTGCTGATCCTCGCCTGCCAGTTCGTCACCGAGGGGATGATCACCCGCAACTACTGGCTCGGCACCGTCTTCGTCACCCCGATGGCCCTGCTCATGACCGAGTTCGCGGCACAGGAGCCGGGCGGAGTCCTGGTCCTGGACCGCGCGCTGGACACCGTCGTCGGGGTCGTCACGGGGCTCGTCGCCTGCCTGCTGGTCACCAACCACCGCGCGGCGCGGCGCACCGAGAGCGCGTTGGAGCGGGTCGACCAGGCCCGCGCCCACGCTGCGGAGGCCGAGCCCGCGCCCGCCGCGGCCGAGCTCGCCTCGGCGCTGGTCGGGCTGCGCGAGGCCGCCGACATCGCGCACGGCGAATGGTGGCGGGGCGGCCTGCCCGAGGAGCGCATCGTGGTCGCCGAACGGGAAGGCCACCGGGAGCTCGCCGCACTACAGTCGGGTGGTCGTCCGGAATAG
- a CDS encoding MarR family winged helix-turn-helix transcriptional regulator translates to MEDVVARVMRQWREVRPELDPEPMGVIGRLNRCALLLQQAEETPLARFGLTRPEFDILTALRRVDHEITPGRLARETFASGAAVTKRVRALEERGLVARRPDARDRRVAHLSLTDEGGALIDEVLPAQLAHEASVLSALDDGTRADLADNLSRLLIVLEGRLGGL, encoded by the coding sequence GTGGAAGACGTCGTGGCCCGGGTGATGCGGCAGTGGCGGGAGGTCCGGCCTGAGCTGGACCCCGAGCCGATGGGCGTGATCGGCAGGCTGAACCGCTGCGCGCTGCTGCTCCAGCAGGCCGAGGAGACCCCGCTCGCCAGGTTCGGGCTGACCCGTCCTGAATTCGACATCCTCACCGCGCTGCGCCGGGTCGACCACGAGATCACCCCCGGCCGCCTCGCCCGCGAGACCTTCGCGTCCGGCGCCGCGGTGACCAAGCGTGTGCGGGCGCTGGAGGAGCGCGGCCTCGTCGCCCGACGCCCCGACGCCAGGGACCGCCGCGTCGCCCACCTGTCCCTCACCGACGAGGGCGGCGCGCTGATCGACGAGGTGCTGCCCGCCCAGCTCGCCCACGAGGCGTCCGTGCTGTCCGCGCTCGACGACGGCACCCGCGCCGACCTGGCCGACAACCTCTCCCGGCTGCTGATCGTCCTCGAAGGACGGCTCGGCGGTCTCTGA